From Candidatus Eisenbacteria bacterium:
TGCTGGACAAGACCGGCACCATCACCCTGGGCAACCGGCAGGCGGTCGGCTTTCTGCCGCTGCCGGGAGTGGACGTGGCGGACCTGGCCGATGCGGCGCAGCTCTCCTCCCTTCCGGACGAGACCCCCGAGGGGCGGAGCGTGGTGGTCCTGGCCAAGGAGAAGTACGGCCTGCGGGGCCGCGAGCTGCAGGCGCAGGAGGCGCAATTCCTGCCGTTCACCGCCCAGGCCCGCATGAGCGGCGTGAACCTGAACGGCGCCGAGATCCGCAAGGGGGCCGCGGACGCGGTGCGCCTGTACGTGGAGCGCAGGGGCGGCACCTGGCCCGCGGAGCTGGGCCCCCTGGTCGCGGGCGTGGCCACCTCGGGGGGCACTCCGCTGGTCGTGGCGCGCGACGCCCGCCCGCTGGGCGTGATCCACCTCAAGGACGTGGTCAAGGGCGGGACGCGCAACCGCTTCGAGCAGCTCCGCCGCATGGGCATCCGCACGGTGATGATCACCGGCGACAACCCGCTCACCGCGGCGGCCATCGCGGCCGAGGCGGGGGTGGATGATTTCCTGGCGGAGGCCACCCCCGAGACCAAGATGAAGCTCATCCGCGAGGAGCAGGCGGGCGGCAAGCTGGTGGCCATGACCGGCGACGGGACCAACGACGCCCCGGCCCTGGCCCAGGCCGACGTGGGCCTGGCGATGAACACCGGCACGCAGGCCGCCAAGGAGGCCGGCAACATGGTGGACCTCGACAGCAACCCCACCAAGCTGATCGAAGTGGTCGAAATCGGCAAGCAACTGCTGATGACCCGGGGGTCGCTGACCACGTTCAGCATCGCCAACGACGTCGCCAAGTACTTCGCCATCATCCCCGCGATGTTTGCGGCCACCTATCCGGCCCTGGGCGCGCTCAATGTGATGCGGCTCACCAGCCCGCACTCGGCGGTGCTGGCGGCGGTGATCTTCAATGCGCTGATCATCGTGGCGCTGATCCCCCTGGCGCTGCGCGGGGTGCCGTACAGGCCGATGGGCGCCGCGGCGGTGTTGCGGCGCAACCTGCTCGTCTACGGCCTGGGCGGGTTGCTCGTGCCCTTCCCGGGAATCTGGCTGCTGGACCGACTCCTGGTGGCGTTGCGCCTGGCATGAGGCCAGGGACGGGGCGCCACGGGGCGTCCCGTCCCGGGCTTTCACTGGAGGAACGATGATCCGACAGCTCTGGTCCGCCGTGACGATGGTGCTGGTGATGACCTTGCTCACGGGCCTGCTGTTCCCGGTGGCGATCACCGGACTGGGACGGGCGCTGTTCCCGCGACAGGCGGCGGGGAGCCTGGTGGTCCGCGACGGCGTGACCGTGGGCTCCACCCTGATCGCGCAGGGATTCACCCGGTCCGGCTACTTCCACCCGCGGCCCTCGGCCGCAGGTTCCGGATACGACGGCGCCAGTTCGGGCGGCACGAACCTGGGCCCGACCAGTCGCAAGCTGCTGCTGGGGGTCCACCGGACCCTGCCTGACGGGAAGGACGATGCCTCGAACTTCGACGGAGTGGCGGACCTCGCCGCCGGCTACCGGCGGGAGAACCTGCTGGCAGCCTCGGCTCCGGTGCCCGCCGACGCGGTGACCCGCTCCGCGAGCGGGCTGGACCCGCACATCAGCCCGGAGAACGCCCGGCTGCAGATCGCGCGCGTGGCTCGAGCCCGCGGGCTCGACCCGGCCGCCGTGGAGCGACTGGCGGCCCGTCACGTGGAGCCCCGCAGGTTGGGATTCCTGGGCGAGCCGCGCGTGAATGTGCTGCAACTCAACCTCGACCTGGACCGGCTGGTTCCGCCCGCCGGCCCGCGCTGAGACGGAGATTCGGGCACGCCGCCCGGGAATGGAGACCGACCCCTTGAAATCCAGACTGCTGTCCGGCCTTTGCGCGGCCGCACTGGCATTCGCCTCCGCCCCTGCCGCCTGGTCCCCGCCCGCGCCGGACCGCGCCGCTGCGCCGGCCGCCGCGACCGCCGCCGCGAAACCCGCGGGGCCTTTCGCCTTCGCCGACTTCCCGTGGATGCCCGGGAACATGGGCGCCAGCGGGCGGCCGCTCACCGTGGGCCCCTTCACCGGCGAACTGCGCGTGGACGACGCATATCACTTTGACTTCTCGAGACCGGCGGACGGCACCATTTCGGGCTCGAGCGAGGTGTTTCGGCACGGTGAGTTCAAGCTCACCCAGCTGGGGATCGGTGCCGCCCTGCTGTACAAGAACGTCACGGCCCGGCTGATGACCCAGTTCGGCATGTACTCGCAAACCACGCCGCGCAACGACGCCAGCCCCGGGCGGGGGCAGTCGCGCCATGACCGCTTCGCCCTCACCGTGGGAGGCGGGGCCATCAACAACCCCGGCCGCTACCTGGTGCTGATGCCGCCGATCAACGGGGCGACGGCACTTTCGGGTTCGCCCTGCTTCACCATGAACCCCGGCGATCCGTTCAAGGCCTGGGACATGCAGGTGGCCGCGGACTACAACCCCCGGCCCTTCGTGACCTTCCGGCTCGAGTACAACCATCGCCACGCCAGCGTTCCCTGCTTCGCGGGGCCTGGCGGAGTCACCCCGCCCGGCGGCAACCAGGGCGCACCCGGCTCCCTGGTGCCGGACTGGAGGCCGGACCTGGTGCACGACGAGGACCGCCTCACCTTCGCGATGCTGGTCAGGACGTGATCCTGCCCGCCTACGGGATCGTGTATTCTCGCTCCCGCCGGGCGGGCGCCGCGGGTGCGGCACGCCCTGGATGGGG
This genomic window contains:
- the kdpC gene encoding K(+)-transporting ATPase subunit C — encoded protein: MIRQLWSAVTMVLVMTLLTGLLFPVAITGLGRALFPRQAAGSLVVRDGVTVGSTLIAQGFTRSGYFHPRPSAAGSGYDGASSGGTNLGPTSRKLLLGVHRTLPDGKDDASNFDGVADLAAGYRRENLLAASAPVPADAVTRSASGLDPHISPENARLQIARVARARGLDPAAVERLAARHVEPRRLGFLGEPRVNVLQLNLDLDRLVPPAGPR
- the kdpB gene encoding potassium-transporting ATPase subunit KdpB, producing the protein MRAGSRNAPRPLLDGPVIARALGEALRKLDPRMVARNPVMFVVEVGSVVTTWLFFRGLLAHDPEAGFVGHISLWLWFTVLFANFAEAMAEGRGRAQADSLRKARTRTSARRLPGGAVGGPEEAVPAEQLRKGDLVVCEAGDLIPGDGEVIEGIASVDESAITGESAPVIRESGGDRSAVTGGTRVLSDRIVVRITSNPGETFLDRMIALVEGARRQKTPNEIALNILLAGLTIVFLLAVATLLPYAAYGVRSAGAGLPPSITVLVALLVCLIPTTIGGLLSAIGIAGMDRVMQHNVLAMSGKAVEAAGDVNTLLLDKTGTITLGNRQAVGFLPLPGVDVADLADAAQLSSLPDETPEGRSVVVLAKEKYGLRGRELQAQEAQFLPFTAQARMSGVNLNGAEIRKGAADAVRLYVERRGGTWPAELGPLVAGVATSGGTPLVVARDARPLGVIHLKDVVKGGTRNRFEQLRRMGIRTVMITGDNPLTAAAIAAEAGVDDFLAEATPETKMKLIREEQAGGKLVAMTGDGTNDAPALAQADVGLAMNTGTQAAKEAGNMVDLDSNPTKLIEVVEIGKQLLMTRGSLTTFSIANDVAKYFAIIPAMFAATYPALGALNVMRLTSPHSAVLAAVIFNALIIVALIPLALRGVPYRPMGAAAVLRRNLLVYGLGGLLVPFPGIWLLDRLLVALRLA